A portion of the Streptomyces sp. NBC_00376 genome contains these proteins:
- a CDS encoding MOSC domain-containing protein has translation MRLLTVNTGRPKAASCTDAPGGVTGIDKRPADGPVRVADPGPKGTGGSGLAGDSVCDLRHHGGSDQAVYAFAREELDAWERELGRPLANGAFGENLTTGGVDVSGARVGERWRIGAGLVLEVTSGRIPCRTFAGHVGAERWVKRFTQAAAPGAYLRVIEPGEIRAGDPVEIVHRPDHDVTVRMEFLATTTRRDLLPELLAAGDALHPEALRAALKYAGKPTAGG, from the coding sequence GGTGACCGGCATCGACAAGCGGCCGGCCGACGGGCCGGTCCGGGTCGCCGACCCCGGGCCCAAAGGCACCGGCGGCAGTGGTCTGGCCGGGGACTCGGTGTGCGATCTGCGCCATCACGGAGGATCGGACCAGGCGGTGTACGCCTTCGCCCGCGAGGAGCTCGACGCATGGGAGCGGGAGCTCGGGCGCCCGCTGGCCAACGGCGCGTTCGGCGAGAACCTGACGACCGGCGGGGTCGATGTGAGCGGCGCGAGGGTCGGCGAGCGCTGGCGGATCGGCGCGGGCCTGGTGCTGGAGGTGACGTCGGGCCGGATTCCGTGCCGTACGTTCGCCGGTCATGTCGGCGCGGAACGCTGGGTCAAGCGGTTCACGCAGGCGGCGGCTCCCGGTGCCTATCTGCGGGTGATCGAGCCGGGCGAGATCCGGGCCGGGGATCCGGTCGAGATCGTGCACCGCCCGGACCACGACGTCACCGTGCGGATGGAGTTCCTGGCCACCACCACGCGGCGCGACCTGCTGCCGGAGCTGCTCGCCGCCGGGGACGCGCTGCATCCCGAGGCGCTGCGCGCCGCTCTGAAGTACGCCGGGAAGCCGACGGCGGGCGGCTGA